A single window of Spirochaetales bacterium DNA harbors:
- a CDS encoding endo-1,4-beta-xylanase: protein MKKISLLIGLFLCFTMTVLSAQDLGDANNDGTINIVDALLVAQFYVGSEPSPFFSEAADVNCDSTINIVDALLVAQLYVGLISEFPCEGTPGPTNPPTATPVATDAATVPPTSPPQSENLAPNPGFENGTTDGWYPFCEGCSLEATTQAARTGNYSGYISERNEEWNGPGLDLLPICEDGRTYRISVWVRLANAQTDNFKATVKKVDGDGESYEILATKDVTNAEWTEMSGFYTLSITGTLEELVMYPEDVPVERTYYVDDAEVILQSDDWEGEANTRIEETRKRDAVLSIVDAGGSPVQSGTIQVRQTRHQFAFGTAIASEINSNATYADFFKNNFEWAVFENESKWYSNESSQGNVSYSTADQMYDFCETNNIKVRGHCIFWAVEDYIQDWVKNLSAQQLRSALESRLNSVVTHFKGKFLHWDVNNEMLHGSFFRDKLGDSIVPWMFEETHRLDPDCLLFVNDYNVVTYGETDLYIAQIRDLLDQGAPVHGIGVQCHFEDEINPYVVYDRIDKLSQFGIPIWCSEFDVENSNVTVRADLFETFYRVAFSHPAVEGIMMWGFWAGRHWKGADAAIVDQDWTINAAGRRYFDLIDEWTTETSGSISGGEYSFRGFHGEYEVITGGAVGTFTLSPGNGAARITVTVSTDVTPAPTAGPTAVPGSTTVPTLPPGFVDGEIAIQYMCSEKSSSASQIKPQINIINGTNDGFSLSDLKVRYYYTKEGSSAEEFTTDYAVIGSGNVTGTFHDGYVEIGFSSGAGTLDAKTQTGQIQIRINKADWTAYDQTNDYSFDASYTSFAVYDRITLYRNGTLLWGQAQ from the coding sequence ATGAAAAAAATATCGCTTCTTATCGGTCTTTTTTTATGTTTCACAATGACAGTCCTTTCAGCCCAGGACCTGGGAGACGCGAACAATGACGGGACGATCAATATCGTCGACGCCCTCCTTGTGGCGCAGTTTTATGTCGGTTCGGAGCCGTCGCCGTTTTTCAGTGAAGCGGCGGACGTTAATTGCGACAGTACGATCAACATCGTGGACGCGCTTCTTGTCGCCCAGTTGTATGTCGGCCTTATTTCCGAGTTTCCGTGCGAAGGGACTCCCGGTCCCACAAATCCGCCGACCGCAACACCGGTGGCGACCGATGCCGCGACCGTTCCGCCGACAAGTCCCCCGCAGAGCGAAAACCTCGCTCCCAATCCCGGCTTTGAAAACGGAACCACGGACGGGTGGTACCCCTTCTGCGAAGGCTGTTCTCTGGAAGCGACCACACAGGCGGCGCGGACGGGAAACTACTCCGGCTATATCTCCGAACGGAACGAAGAATGGAACGGTCCCGGGCTGGACCTGCTCCCGATTTGCGAAGACGGCAGAACATACAGGATATCGGTCTGGGTGAGACTGGCGAACGCCCAGACGGACAATTTCAAGGCGACGGTGAAAAAAGTCGACGGTGATGGGGAATCATATGAAATTCTCGCTACAAAAGACGTGACCAATGCCGAATGGACCGAAATGTCGGGTTTCTATACACTCTCGATAACGGGCACCCTCGAGGAACTCGTCATGTATCCCGAGGACGTTCCCGTAGAGAGAACCTATTATGTCGATGACGCGGAAGTGATCCTCCAGTCGGACGACTGGGAGGGTGAAGCGAACACCCGTATCGAGGAAACCAGGAAACGGGACGCCGTGCTTTCTATCGTCGATGCGGGCGGCTCCCCGGTACAAAGCGGGACGATCCAGGTCAGGCAAACCCGCCACCAATTCGCTTTCGGCACCGCGATCGCTTCGGAAATCAATTCGAACGCAACCTATGCCGATTTTTTCAAAAACAATTTCGAATGGGCGGTTTTCGAAAACGAATCGAAATGGTACTCGAACGAAAGCAGCCAGGGGAACGTCTCCTACAGTACCGCGGACCAGATGTACGATTTCTGCGAAACCAATAATATAAAAGTCAGGGGCCATTGCATTTTCTGGGCCGTCGAGGATTATATCCAGGACTGGGTGAAAAACCTTTCCGCACAGCAGCTCCGGTCCGCCCTTGAAAGCAGACTGAACAGCGTGGTCACCCATTTCAAGGGAAAATTCCTGCACTGGGACGTAAACAATGAAATGCTCCACGGTTCCTTTTTCAGGGACAAACTCGGGGATTCGATCGTGCCGTGGATGTTCGAGGAAACGCACCGGCTCGATCCCGATTGTCTGCTTTTCGTCAACGATTACAATGTCGTGACCTACGGCGAAACCGATCTCTATATCGCCCAGATCCGGGATCTGCTGGACCAGGGTGCACCAGTTCACGGCATCGGCGTACAGTGCCATTTCGAGGATGAAATCAATCCGTACGTCGTCTACGACAGGATCGATAAACTCTCCCAATTCGGGATTCCCATCTGGTGTTCGGAGTTCGATGTGGAAAACTCGAACGTCACGGTCAGGGCGGACCTCTTCGAGACCTTCTACCGCGTCGCGTTCAGCCACCCGGCCGTCGAAGGGATCATGATGTGGGGGTTCTGGGCCGGAAGGCACTGGAAAGGGGCGGACGCGGCGATCGTGGACCAGGACTGGACGATCAATGCCGCCGGAAGACGCTATTTCGACCTGATCGACGAGTGGACGACGGAAACGAGCGGGAGTATCTCGGGCGGCGAATATTCGTTCAGGGGCTTCCACGGCGAATACGAGGTGATCACCGGCGGTGCGGTCGGTACCTTCACGCTTTCGCCCGGAAACGGAGCGGCGAGAATCACCGTCACGGTCAGTACCGACGTCACTCCGGCGCCGACCGCCGGACCGACGGCCGTTCCGGGTTCGACAACCGTTCCCACCCTTCCCCCCGGCTTCGTGGACGGTGAAATCGCAATTCAGTATATGTGCAGTGAAAAGTCATCCAGCGCGAGTCAGATCAAACCCCAGATCAATATCATTAATGGCACTAATGACGGCTTCTCGCTGAGCGATCTCAAGGTCAGATATTATTACACAAAAGAAGGATCTTCCGCCGAAGAGTTCACTACCGATTACGCGGTCATCGGAAGCGGCAACGTGACCGGAACCTTTCACGACGGCTACGTCGAAATCGGATTCTCGAGCGGCGCGGGCACCCTCGACGCGAAAACACAGACAGGCCAGATTCAGATCAGAATCAACAAGGCCGACTGGACGGCCTACGACCAGACGAACGACTATTCGTTCGACGCCTCCTATACATCATTCGCCGTGTACGACAGAATCACCCTCTACCGGAACGGCACCCTCCTCTGGGGACAGGCGCAGTAA
- a CDS encoding E3 ubiquitin ligase family protein, whose amino-acid sequence MIWYIIAIILIAIGIGLYIGSRSNKEKIYQMKAAQTYKVSELAQEAKDVAEGLGEPGSFNKIAEVKGRVVCDNPLTSELAQKKCVSYVYRITRKWEETYWDTDEQGRRQQKTRQGSDTVAQNERSVSFFVQDSTGKVKINPEGAEMIREKVYSQFQPGEIGGTTVRIGHFSVSIPSITVGGGRRTLGYEYEESILPLDTDIYVLGEAADTGGDIALQKPSDTKKKFLISVKSEEELLRNLKGAMTAMLIGGVVCGIGGIVVLILQILGIMPNN is encoded by the coding sequence ATGATCTGGTATATTATCGCCATTATTCTCATCGCGATAGGCATCGGTCTTTATATCGGTTCACGATCCAATAAGGAAAAAATCTACCAAATGAAAGCGGCCCAAACCTATAAGGTATCCGAGCTGGCACAGGAGGCAAAGGATGTTGCCGAAGGCCTGGGAGAACCCGGCTCGTTCAATAAAATCGCCGAGGTAAAAGGGCGTGTCGTCTGCGACAATCCGCTGACATCGGAACTGGCGCAGAAAAAATGTGTCAGCTATGTCTACCGGATCACGCGGAAATGGGAGGAAACATATTGGGATACCGACGAACAGGGCCGCAGGCAGCAAAAAACACGTCAGGGTTCTGATACCGTAGCCCAGAACGAGCGTTCGGTTTCCTTTTTTGTTCAGGATTCGACCGGTAAAGTAAAAATAAACCCCGAAGGCGCCGAAATGATACGGGAAAAGGTGTATTCCCAGTTTCAGCCGGGTGAAATCGGCGGCACAACGGTAAGGATCGGTCATTTTTCCGTCTCGATTCCATCAATCACGGTGGGCGGCGGAAGAAGGACATTGGGTTATGAATATGAGGAATCGATCCTGCCGCTGGACACAGACATTTATGTACTCGGTGAAGCGGCCGATACCGGCGGCGATATCGCATTGCAGAAACCATCGGATACAAAGAAAAAGTTTCTGATCAGCGTCAAAAGCGAAGAAGAGCTTCTCCGTAATCTAAAAGGGGCGATGACGGCCATGCTGATCGGCGGTGTCGTATGCGGTATCGGGGGGATTGTCGTTCTGATACTTCAAATCCTCGGCATTATGCCCAACAATTAG
- a CDS encoding rhomboid family intramembrane serine protease: MEFIRRPVRYTFYNVTFILIGINVGIFLLNQLFPSSFFVLGLFSQAGVMARGYFWQVFTYMFVHSPANLFHLIFNMFGLLIFGSALERRLGSNEFLALYLVTGTATGIVAFLFGLNVVGASGALYALLLGYATLFPDATILMSFIIPVKAPIAVLIFTALSVFFYFTDRTSGISHLAHLAGIVFGYLYFWIRLKMNPIRIFMDRYR; this comes from the coding sequence ATGGAATTTATTCGAAGACCGGTACGATATACATTTTATAATGTCACTTTTATCCTTATCGGGATCAATGTGGGAATATTCCTATTGAATCAGCTTTTCCCTTCTTCGTTTTTTGTCCTTGGACTGTTTTCACAGGCGGGTGTCATGGCGCGGGGATACTTCTGGCAGGTCTTTACCTATATGTTCGTCCATTCCCCCGCCAACCTCTTCCACCTCATTTTCAATATGTTCGGCCTTCTCATATTCGGGTCCGCACTCGAACGGCGGCTCGGCAGCAACGAATTTCTGGCCCTTTACCTGGTCACCGGCACGGCGACCGGTATCGTCGCCTTTTTATTCGGGCTGAATGTCGTCGGGGCCTCGGGGGCGTTGTACGCGCTGCTGCTCGGCTACGCGACCCTCTTTCCCGACGCGACAATACTCATGAGTTTCATCATTCCGGTCAAGGCGCCGATCGCGGTCCTCATTTTCACCGCCTTATCGGTCTTTTTCTATTTTACCGACCGGACCTCCGGCATATCACACCTCGCTCACCTTGCCGGTATCGTTTTCGGGTACCTCTACTTCTGGATACGCCTCAAGATGAATCCCATTCGAATATTCATGGACCGATATCGATAA
- a CDS encoding NAD(P)/FAD-dependent oxidoreductase, with product MKRKYDLIVAGAGTAGCILAKKAAEAGYRVALLDVKKRADIGFSWDIAVEKHVFGRICLKIPDKRLLTESPEQYRFYAEHPDYHIRMDAFGDSVFYINHRELNRYLLDIALAAGVSFFEGHDVKEILTDNTTVCGVCGIRKGIFRSSYFSLKAPVTSDATGFHRVLSKQVPPAFMIQGSVEKKDMVFAWQEEREMPQKYVEEFVESTGIKPGIFYTCLGHYNAYRMMFLRKNNTLLLIFATPQEEQKVSARRRCEEFLKDYPYIGKRIASGGKMIGIRHSIDSMVGDGFLCVGDAACQNVPITGSGVSSSLYAADIAASTITKALNRGDVSTSSLWSYNHHYQTKRGAIMANYDIIRLFLQHLGVEKLKKIFRSGLFYNENFMQLYSSSQINYDMHHIADVFLKMFTNPGLFSIGVDIAQTIVDANRIFQYYQKYPLTDNKITFFQWRYNVNRYFKKYHYYKEFAVDYVAE from the coding sequence ATGAAAAGAAAGTACGATCTCATCGTCGCCGGTGCCGGGACCGCAGGCTGTATACTCGCAAAAAAAGCTGCCGAAGCAGGCTATCGCGTCGCCCTGCTTGATGTAAAAAAACGCGCCGATATCGGTTTTAGTTGGGATATCGCGGTTGAGAAACATGTTTTCGGCCGTATCTGTCTGAAAATACCTGATAAAAGGCTGCTTACGGAAAGCCCGGAACAGTACCGTTTTTACGCTGAACATCCGGATTACCATATCCGAATGGACGCGTTCGGTGATTCGGTGTTTTATATCAACCACAGGGAGCTCAACCGGTACCTTCTCGATATAGCACTCGCGGCGGGGGTGTCCTTTTTTGAAGGCCACGATGTCAAGGAAATTCTCACAGACAATACAACGGTCTGCGGTGTATGCGGTATCCGAAAAGGGATATTCAGGTCATCCTACTTTTCACTGAAAGCGCCGGTGACATCGGACGCAACCGGTTTTCACAGAGTACTCTCAAAACAGGTACCGCCCGCGTTTATGATACAAGGGTCTGTTGAAAAAAAGGATATGGTCTTTGCATGGCAGGAAGAAAGGGAAATGCCGCAGAAATATGTAGAGGAGTTTGTCGAATCGACCGGCATCAAACCGGGAATCTTCTACACATGTCTGGGCCACTATAACGCGTACCGTATGATGTTTTTAAGAAAGAACAATACCCTGCTTCTCATCTTCGCGACCCCGCAGGAAGAACAAAAAGTGTCCGCCCGGCGGCGCTGTGAAGAGTTTCTAAAGGATTACCCGTATATCGGGAAGCGGATTGCAAGCGGCGGCAAGATGATCGGCATCCGTCACTCGATCGACAGCATGGTGGGAGACGGTTTTCTCTGTGTGGGGGACGCGGCGTGCCAGAACGTGCCTATCACGGGAAGCGGCGTGTCGTCTTCTCTCTACGCCGCGGATATCGCCGCTTCGACGATCACGAAAGCCCTCAACCGCGGCGACGTCTCCACATCGTCCCTCTGGTCATACAATCATCATTATCAGACAAAACGGGGCGCCATCATGGCAAACTACGATATCATACGGCTTTTCCTCCAGCACCTCGGGGTCGAGAAACTCAAAAAAATATTCAGATCGGGATTGTTTTACAATGAAAATTTCATGCAGCTTTATTCTTCAAGCCAGATCAACTACGATATGCATCATATCGCCGACGTATTCCTCAAAATGTTTACCAATCCCGGCCTGTTTTCCATCGGCGTCGATATCGCGCAGACAATCGTGGATGCGAACCGCATATTCCAGTACTATCAGAAATACCCGCTTACCGACAACAAAATCACGTTTTTCCAATGGCGTTACAATGTCAACCGTTATTTCAAAAAATATCATTATTATAAAGAATTTGCTGTTGACTATGTCGCCGAATAA